Part of the Primulina huaijiensis isolate GDHJ02 chromosome 15, ASM1229523v2, whole genome shotgun sequence genome is shown below.
CGGGATCCCTgtttctattgtgtctgacagggatccgagattcacaatgtctttttggaagagtttacattcaGCTATGTgcacgaagttgctattcagtacggcttttcaccctcagacagatggccagtctgagatagtgattcagatattggaagATTTGCTGCGAGCTTTTGTGATctatttccatgggaattgagaatcgaagctacctctagtagagtttacctacaacaacagttttcaatcatCCATAGGTATGGCTACCTAcgaagcattgtatggaaggaagtgcagatcgccgattcattgggatgaagtcggtgagagatcaaaacttggtccagagattgttcagcagactgcagatgtggtggtcaagatccgagacaagATGAAGACCGTCCAGAGTCGCCAAaggagttatgctgacaagaggagaaGGGATCTCGAATTCACCGTAGGAGAtaatgttttcgtgaagatagcacctatgaagggtgttatgaggtttggaaagagaggcaagctgagtccgagattcattggaccattcaaaattcttgacagagttgggacacttgcttATCGTGTAACCCTACCACCGAATTTGACCGGAGTACATAATGTATTCCGCGTTTCAATGCTAAGGAAGTATATAGTAAATCCTTCTCATGTCTGGAGTTTTGAGCCATTGCAGCTTGCTTCAGATCtgtcatatgaagaaagaccagtcTGAGTTATAGACAGATAGGAGCGGTGACTTCGGAACAAAGTCATCAAGTTAGTCAAAGTACAAtggctaaatcaatcagtggaagaggccacttgggaagcCGAAGAAGATATGAGGAATCGCTACCCGGATTTTTTcgataagatttaatttcgatgacgaaattaatttaagtgggggaggaattgtagagctcaaaatcagtacacgtaaacccttgcatttattaaatggttaaaataatttatttaatttttaaaatgatttttaaccaTGGATGATTTacgatttgcattatttttaaattgttacaTGTTTactgtgatgcacgttaaaatgttttattgagttttatgttttaggtgaatattcgatgcgggatcgggaaaagagaccggcgacgatttaggcaattttgagaaaatgtggcattttatttaaagtcaaGAAATTTGTTTTGTAaaagatttatgaaattttatgcttttttaaagcctaatttaatttattatatgattttaagattttaaacttttaaagtttttcacatgtgtattttaatttttaattatgagattttaataaagttaGTATTGGGTTAGTAtgttaattagcatgttaattaatttatcaagcAATATTTTTCCCCTAATtaaccacacacacacatgttacCCACACCTACACAcgcgcgcgcgcacacacacgTTTCAACACACACATagacatttcatattttttttagagaaaGATTGGGTTCTTTATTCTCAGCAGCAGCCACTCCTTCCCTTGCATAATTTCTGAAGATTTCGTTGATTTTTCGAGCAATAATTGTGCCACAAGTCGTTCCGGATCGAGCCCCGCATTCCCTCGCGTCGTTATCcgtcgtatcgtgagttttaaagatcaaaagcatgtatattctttcgtttttgcatcgatctcgtcatagtatatgtttttatgtttattgtgtgtaaaaatttatgtttgttatgcaaaagtttgagcaaaaacgtttgaaacgattttggatcaaaattttagatctcaaaatcGAGTCTGCTCTCATTTTGAGTACTTTGAATTTTtggtcgattttctggaaaacctTTCAACTTAAAACGTAGtaatttttgatatcttcgatttgatagtaaattcgtaatttttggacaagaaacgagtgagttatgatcatttttgtgggactgctcaaactgtgacgtttttaaaaatatgttcttcatgtttcttgagttatttggttgcaggcttcgttgagaATCGCCGAGTGGTCATTGCTGTATTTAGGTGTGTCATGTGTTGTGATCAGTCATCTTTCGGTGTTCGTTTCGAGTCGGTATGGgtttggttgcattagaaggcATAGGGAAGTGAATGGATAGAAGATGgatttttggggttgagttcgCGCAGGGCTAGATCTGCAACGCTGCACTAGGAGCATTGCAGCGCTGCTCTTCAGCACCTAGGCACTGGTTCTGGTATCTTCGGACTTCGATTTTAGGTGCTATTGCCTCCTTTGGGGTACTAATACGTCGTTATGTCTAAACTTGATGAGGGTTAGACTAGTTGTTACGAATCTTGAATGGGAATCTTTGAGTCACGGTTTAAACGGGGTTCGGGTTTTTCCATTGCTTGGAAAAAGTCCATTCTTCACATCAGGATTTGGTTCGGGGTTCGAtctcatggtttagtatgatgtttaaattggtcaagtcccgagtggtcTAGAAATTCATAAGTTATTTATTACTTCGATGGTAAGCTTGATTGGTATGATTAACTTATGAAATTTGAGTTTCTTGAAAacgtgttagtatgtgcagcgaCAGCCCAAGCGaggtccaacgaatccctcaatgctatgtaagtatgttcgacgtgcaaaagaaaatattttatgtttttgaggtatgataattgtcttgtgaccaaatgtgaacgggtttggaagccggagaacgtgtccggggacctctccactcCGGTAAAGTATGACTGGATTTTGATCatgattggaaagcggtaaagtatgatcagggaccaatccacctggtaaagtatgaccggggatcttatgtatgtggtagtggacatccctgtcagcccagtactgtggtttagtctgatcaggcgcactATGTTACAGGTCACTtattttgaaacatatctctatgcaaaatgatgatgactATGTATGTTTaaatatgtatgatgcaagtatgtttatgaaaatgtttatgaaatgatggcacgtctatgagtatgtaagtatgttcaggTTGTAAGTATGTATGGGCTACTTTAAAATGCTTGTGTATTTATTACGTGTTGCTCGTTATTcacagtttatacatgttgagtctttagactcactagacttgatcgatgcaagtGAGGACGAGTTTGAGGGGACAAGAGGCGAAGACCAGTGAGATGGCTCGGATTGTACGATagactaacccgaggaccgcctagttttcaaatattttattttatgcatgataaattgtttaattttttttaacaaattattttaattcatgttgtttaaaacaaacacttttgttaGTTGgtttacatttcaaatattgaTAAAGCAATTTATTTACAAGTATATTTTGAGATATTGTTATTTATTCAAGAAAACCAAATTTTAAGTATGCTCAAAAATACGGTATGTTACAGCAACACACTTATCATATGACAAATATGTTGAGTAGATAAATTACGATCACTTATTCAACAATGATAAATTACTTAGAGAACATCTACTGAGCCTTTTACTCCTTGTAACCCAGGAAAGTTGGCTTTGAAAATACATGCTCGTTATAAGGCACGTGCAACCCAACTCCCCTCACATTCCATAAGTACGAGCCACCCAAATCAGCCTCCAAAAGCATTCATTAATCAGATTCTAATGACGATTGTGGAAGAAGGGTATGTGTATGATGAAGAAATCCACCTCACAGTGCTCAAAACCTCCCATTTCTTCTCGGGAGACGGCTTCAGTGCTTATGACTCCAAAGGCCAACTCGTCTTCCGCGTTGAGTCCTACGGCCCCGACGCTTCTGAAACGGGCGAACTCGTTCTCATGGACGCTGACGGTAGATGCCTCCTCACAGTCCGCAGAAAggtgattaatttattttacccATAAAACACATTCGATCTGTTGTTTACAATCATATATGACTGGAATCCTCGGAACAGTGGCCGAGCCTGCATCAGAGATGGGAAGGTTTTTTCGGCGAGAGAACCGAAGGGCAAAAGCCGCAGTTCAGCATACGCAGATCATCCATAATCGGTCGATCGAGCGTAGCTGTGGATGTGTACATAAGTCCGATCGTGGAATACCACATAGAGGGCTCCTTCGGGTGTCGGAACTGCAAAATCTTGAACGAAGAGAACGAAGCGGTGGCGGAGATACGAAGCAAGGTGGATTCTTCCACGAATGTCGTGCTTGGAAAAGACGTTTTCTTGCTTTCACTGAAGCCTGGGTTCGATGGCGCGTTCGCCATGGGTTTGGTTTTCGTTCTTGATCGGATTCATGGTGAGGAGGAGGGGGTTGGTGACAATGGTAGTAGGGTTGGTGTGGCGCCGATTATTTCTCCATAGATTTTGTAGTTTTGTGTGTGATTTTACGCAATACTATTTTTTAATGTCGAtgtccaaaattaaaaaaataaaaaataaaaagtaattttttttccaagtaAATTTTTTAAGATACTATTtctcaaatgtttttttttaaatatggcactgaaaaatatgaaatgtttgtctttttatttttaattatgtttatatatgtatttttttttttagcatttttcaTGTCTGGATTTCATGTAATAGAATAATGGATGAATTAAGTATAATAGATTAAATATATGGCCACTTATTACCTTAAAATTTGATGTGTTCTATGTACatagagtaggtttcttgtgagacaatctcacggacgggtcaaccatatcgatattcacaataaaaagtaatacttttagcattaaaaataatatttttttatggatgactcaaataagagatccgtatcacaaaatacgaccgtgagaccgtctcacacaagtttttgccatatataTAAACACTATACGATTTTCGTtatatctaaataaaataaaagtgcaAACCATAAAAAAGGTTAAACTGAATATAATATAACATACATGATCGTGgtgtaatttctttttcaaagtaaaaataaaagtaattcAAATTACAAAATATCTAATGAAATCATCAATGGAGTTAAAGATATCATACAGGgaaaaagatatcaaaaataTGTAA
Proteins encoded:
- the LOC140960427 gene encoding protein LURP-one-related 12-like, whose protein sequence is MTIVEEGYVYDEEIHLTVLKTSHFFSGDGFSAYDSKGQLVFRVESYGPDASETGELVLMDADGRCLLTVRRKWPSLHQRWEGFFGERTEGQKPQFSIRRSSIIGRSSVAVDVYISPIVEYHIEGSFGCRNCKILNEENEAVAEIRSKVDSSTNVVLGKDVFLLSLKPGFDGAFAMGLVFVLDRIHGEEEGVGDNGSRVGVAPIISP